One Kitasatospora sp. NBC_01266 genomic window carries:
- a CDS encoding non-ribosomal peptide synthetase, with the protein MPDDVLLPVSFAQQRLWFLDQLSPGSTEYLIPVVLRLTGELDVAALSAAVADLTARHESLRTVFGERDGQPVQLVREPDPQVLRVAGGPAGPEEVAAAAMAPMDPQRGPLFRAVLFRQGPDEHHLVLTVHHIIADGWSMGIIAAELGRLYAAHRDGGTHDLPELPIQYPDFAIWQRDSLDGRVLDEQLAYWTGRLAGLAPLELPGDRPRPAVRSARGATLSFEIPAALSAQLKDLFDAHRVTPFMGLLAAFQVLLARYTGEQDIAVGTPVAGRNRAETEQLVGLFLNTLIMRADLSGDPAFTRLLAQVRQTALAAYDHQDLPFERLVEHLAPTRDLSRTPLFQTMFNLQDTRAGDRGWELPGLRVEAEQLDWDVAKFDLSLDMAETAAGFTGVLEYATELFDRATIERLAGHFLTLLAGVVAEPATTVSRLPMLTAAEEHRLVTEWNSTRAPFPDACVHELVTRQATESPQRTAVVCGDRELSYRELEEQANQLAHLLIEAGVGPETLVGFCVERGPELITGLLGILKAGGAYVPLDPAHPRERLAFMLDDIAAPVVVTQRHLADRIPARDGRRVLCLDDGSPAGYPVTAPPRRATAGNLAYLIYTSGSTGAPKGVQTRHDNLTNGLLAMQDLMRLSAGDRLLALAPYTFDISTVDLLLPLVRGARIHLATRAQVTSPALLAAMLADDGITVVQATPSLWRLVVDELPDLSARLHLLLGGEALDPELAATTRPLVRRLTNVYGPTETTIWVLGAELEPGFAADQVVPIGRPLANARGYVLDGYLNPVPVGVPGELYFAGTGLARGYLSRAGLTAERFVACPFEAGRMYRTGDLARWRADGTLEFLGRVDDQVKVRGVRIELGEVESVLRGSGLVADAVVMAREDMPGDQRLVAYVVPLEPGGGVEVAELRRLLAERLPQYMVPSLVMVIDAVPLKSNGKADRRALPAPDGSRPATGRAYAAPVGPVQEAIARIWGQVLGLDRVGAEDNFFELGGHSLLATRVISRLRQEFGTGLGVHSMFAAPTVAGLADVVADVVRAGGDAEPGMPSIRPVPRQGALPLSFAQERLWLLDQLVPESTEYLLTRALRLAGELDEAALERALGEIVDRHEVLRTRFEVVAGVPVQVIEPPAGLALPVTDLSGLSAERARAEVSAVVTAEGTRPFELGTAPLLRARLLRLPAGEHVLVLVVHHIATDGWSMGLLTRELAVLYGAFSQGGPSPLEPLPIQYADFAVRQRDWMRDEVLERQLGYWRQRLSGLAPLELPADHPRSAVRSGRGAEYEFAVPPELTAALLALSRRAGTTLFMTLLAAFQLLLSSYSGQDDIAVGTPIANRNLADTEGLIGFFVNTLVMRADLAGNPTFTQLLAQVRQAALDAYAHQDLPFGSLVEELRPERDLSRNPLFQVMFIFQNTPVAPFEFTGVTVTPVEWEQPVSKFDLTLSVRERGGELSCLIEYSTDLFESGTIARMAGHFGALLTGIAADPDRRLSGLSVLTAPERRQLLDEWTDTAAPLPRDRRVHGLFEEQAARTPDAVALVAGDTELTYGELNRRANRLAHHLRDRGAGPETLIALCVERSPEMVVGLLGILKSGAAYVPLDPAYPTQRLLHILSDTGAPLLVTQRHLRDRLAATTPALCLDQDEDQQAIAARPGDNPAPLGGPASLAYVVYTSGSTGLPKGVSIQHEGVAAYLRFIASRYRILPGTRVLQLASIAFDASVRDLLGPLTCGATAVLFHQEGPFDPAAIAACIARYQVEVLLSAVPSQLREIMSVPGAEQYLESVRLTAVSGESLRLGGLRGHRTVRGSLVNQYGPTESTMTATFWPVSEDWAERTEDIVGRPVANKRVYVLDRYLNPVPVGVPGEVYVAGLGLARGYLGRAGLTAERFVACPFDGGRMYRTGDLARWRADGNLEFLGRLDDQVKVRGFRVELGEVESALRASGLVADAVAMAREDVPGEQRLVAYVVPLDPAAGVEVVELRRLLAERLPDYMVPSLVLVIDALPLTVNGKVDRRALPAPDGSRPATGRAYVAPVGPVQEAIARIWGQVLGLDQVGVEDNFFELGGDSIVSIQAIFRAGRLGIHITPRMMYRHQTIAQLTDRIGRDVLEGTPETAGRGIISPLNDSTSDRSVFCFPVIAGNVTGYVPLARALNADARVLGVELSWWDTPDTVEWNLLEMARSCRDAILSSRPKGPYLLVGWSFGGVLATETARLLESTGNAVRVIALDTIFPTAEYQAASRATIETIDALLAHLADLAHLAAENEPATAGRALPDEVLTKLNWLNIPPELYEIAGDDLVRHLTVMRGIGTAITTYAPSPVGCHVTLYEAADRVLPDWVNGTVKETWRPFAPDLEVRSTPGDHHSFLRYPIVRSLADGLREDIRDHG; encoded by the coding sequence ATGCCAGACGATGTCCTGTTGCCGGTTTCGTTCGCTCAGCAGCGGCTCTGGTTCCTGGATCAGCTTTCGCCGGGGAGTACGGAGTACCTGATCCCGGTGGTGTTGCGGCTGACCGGGGAGCTGGACGTCGCGGCGCTGTCCGCGGCGGTGGCCGACCTGACCGCCCGGCACGAGTCCTTGCGGACGGTGTTCGGCGAGCGTGACGGCCAGCCCGTTCAGCTCGTGCGCGAGCCCGACCCGCAGGTGCTGCGGGTGGCCGGCGGGCCGGCGGGTCCCGAGGAGGTCGCGGCGGCGGCGATGGCCCCGATGGACCCGCAGCGCGGGCCGCTGTTCCGTGCCGTGCTGTTCCGGCAGGGTCCGGATGAGCACCACCTGGTGCTGACGGTCCATCACATCATCGCCGACGGCTGGTCCATGGGCATCATCGCCGCGGAGCTGGGGCGGCTGTATGCCGCCCACCGCGACGGCGGAACCCACGACCTGCCGGAACTGCCCATCCAGTACCCCGACTTCGCCATCTGGCAGCGGGACTCCCTGGACGGGCGGGTGCTGGACGAGCAACTGGCCTACTGGACCGGGCGGCTGGCGGGGCTGGCGCCGCTGGAGCTGCCCGGCGACCGGCCCCGGCCGGCGGTCCGCTCCGCGCGGGGCGCCACGCTGTCCTTCGAGATCCCGGCAGCGCTGTCGGCACAGCTCAAGGACCTGTTCGACGCCCACCGGGTGACGCCGTTCATGGGGCTGCTGGCGGCGTTCCAGGTGCTGCTGGCCAGGTACACCGGAGAACAGGACATCGCGGTGGGGACTCCGGTCGCGGGCCGCAACCGGGCCGAGACCGAGCAACTGGTCGGACTCTTCCTCAACACCCTGATCATGCGTGCGGACCTGTCCGGGGACCCGGCGTTCACGCGGTTGCTGGCACAGGTCCGCCAGACCGCGCTGGCCGCCTACGACCATCAGGACCTGCCGTTCGAGCGGCTCGTCGAACACCTGGCTCCCACACGGGACCTGTCCCGCACCCCGCTCTTCCAGACCATGTTCAACCTTCAGGACACCCGGGCGGGCGACCGCGGCTGGGAACTGCCCGGGCTGCGCGTCGAGGCCGAGCAACTGGACTGGGACGTCGCCAAGTTCGATCTGTCGCTGGACATGGCGGAGACCGCGGCAGGGTTCACCGGTGTCCTCGAGTACGCCACCGAGCTGTTCGACCGGGCGACCATCGAGCGGCTGGCGGGCCACTTCCTGACCCTGCTCGCCGGCGTGGTGGCGGAGCCGGCGACCACGGTGTCGCGGCTGCCGATGCTCACCGCCGCCGAGGAGCACCGGCTGGTCACCGAGTGGAACTCGACCCGGGCGCCCTTCCCGGACGCCTGCGTGCACGAGCTGGTCACCCGCCAGGCGACCGAATCACCGCAGCGGACCGCGGTGGTCTGCGGGGACCGTGAGCTCTCCTACCGGGAGCTGGAGGAGCAGGCCAACCAGCTCGCGCACCTGCTGATCGAGGCCGGAGTGGGGCCGGAGACCCTGGTGGGCTTCTGCGTGGAGCGCGGCCCGGAGCTGATCACCGGGCTGCTGGGCATCCTCAAGGCGGGTGGCGCCTACGTGCCCCTGGACCCGGCCCACCCGCGCGAGCGGCTGGCGTTCATGCTGGACGACATCGCGGCCCCGGTCGTCGTCACCCAGCGGCACCTGGCCGACCGGATCCCCGCCCGGGACGGTCGGCGGGTCCTGTGCCTGGACGACGGCAGCCCTGCCGGGTACCCCGTCACCGCCCCGCCACGGCGGGCCACCGCCGGCAACCTCGCCTACCTCATCTACACCTCGGGCTCCACCGGCGCCCCCAAGGGCGTCCAGACCCGGCACGACAACCTCACCAACGGCCTGCTCGCGATGCAGGACCTGATGCGACTCTCCGCCGGGGACCGCCTGCTGGCCCTCGCCCCGTACACCTTCGACATCTCCACCGTGGACCTGCTGCTGCCGCTGGTGCGGGGCGCTCGGATCCACCTCGCCACCCGCGCGCAGGTCACCTCACCGGCCCTGCTCGCCGCGATGCTCGCCGACGACGGCATCACCGTCGTGCAGGCCACCCCTTCGCTGTGGAGACTGGTCGTCGACGAGCTCCCCGACCTGTCCGCCCGCCTGCACCTGCTGCTCGGCGGCGAAGCCCTCGACCCCGAACTCGCCGCCACCACCCGCCCGCTGGTCCGCCGGCTCACCAACGTGTACGGACCGACGGAAACGACGATCTGGGTGCTGGGGGCGGAGCTCGAGCCGGGGTTCGCCGCGGACCAGGTGGTGCCGATCGGCCGTCCGCTGGCCAACGCGCGGGGCTACGTGCTGGACGGATACCTGAATCCGGTGCCGGTCGGGGTGCCGGGGGAGCTGTACTTCGCGGGCACGGGGCTGGCGCGTGGCTACCTGAGCCGGGCCGGGCTGACGGCGGAGCGGTTCGTGGCGTGTCCCTTCGAAGCAGGGAGGATGTACCGGACCGGGGACCTGGCGCGGTGGCGGGCGGATGGGACCCTGGAGTTCCTGGGCCGGGTCGACGACCAGGTGAAGGTCCGGGGGGTCCGGATCGAGCTGGGTGAGGTGGAGTCGGTGCTGCGAGGCAGCGGGCTGGTCGCCGACGCGGTGGTGATGGCACGTGAGGACATGCCGGGGGACCAGCGGTTGGTGGCGTACGTGGTGCCGCTGGAGCCCGGTGGCGGGGTCGAGGTGGCCGAGTTGCGGCGGCTGCTGGCGGAGCGGCTGCCGCAGTACATGGTGCCGTCGCTGGTCATGGTGATCGACGCGGTGCCGTTGAAGTCGAACGGGAAGGCGGACCGGCGGGCGCTGCCGGCTCCGGACGGGTCGCGCCCGGCGACGGGCCGGGCGTACGCGGCGCCGGTGGGGCCGGTCCAGGAGGCGATCGCGCGGATCTGGGGGCAGGTCCTGGGGCTGGACCGGGTCGGAGCCGAGGACAACTTCTTCGAACTCGGCGGGCATTCCCTGCTGGCGACCCGGGTGATATCCCGGCTGCGGCAGGAGTTCGGCACCGGGCTCGGGGTGCACAGCATGTTCGCGGCCCCGACCGTGGCCGGGCTGGCGGACGTCGTGGCGGACGTCGTGCGGGCGGGCGGCGACGCGGAGCCCGGCATGCCGTCGATCCGGCCGGTGCCGCGGCAGGGTGCACTTCCGCTGTCCTTCGCGCAGGAACGGCTGTGGCTGCTGGACCAACTCGTCCCGGAGAGCACCGAGTACCTGCTCACCAGGGCGCTGCGGCTGGCCGGGGAACTGGACGAAGCGGCGCTGGAGCGGGCGCTGGGCGAGATCGTCGACCGGCACGAGGTGCTGCGCACCAGGTTCGAGGTGGTGGCAGGCGTGCCGGTGCAGGTGATCGAGCCACCGGCCGGGCTGGCGCTGCCGGTGACCGACCTGAGCGGGTTGTCGGCCGAGCGGGCGCGGGCAGAGGTGTCGGCGGTGGTGACGGCCGAAGGTACCCGGCCGTTCGAGCTGGGCACGGCTCCGCTGCTGCGGGCGCGGCTGCTGCGGCTGCCGGCCGGCGAGCACGTCCTGGTCCTGGTGGTGCACCACATCGCCACCGACGGGTGGTCGATGGGGCTGCTCACCCGCGAACTCGCCGTGCTGTACGGGGCGTTCAGCCAGGGCGGGCCGTCGCCGCTGGAGCCGTTGCCGATCCAGTACGCCGACTTCGCCGTGCGGCAACGGGACTGGATGCGCGACGAGGTGCTGGAACGTCAACTCGGCTACTGGCGGCAGCGGTTGAGCGGCCTGGCGCCGTTGGAGCTGCCCGCCGACCACCCGCGGTCGGCGGTGCGCTCCGGTCGTGGAGCCGAGTACGAGTTCGCGGTGCCACCGGAGTTGACCGCGGCGCTGCTCGCGCTCTCCCGCCGTGCGGGGACGACGCTGTTCATGACGCTGCTGGCGGCCTTCCAACTGCTGCTGTCCAGCTACTCCGGCCAGGACGACATCGCGGTGGGCACCCCGATCGCCAACCGCAACCTGGCCGACACCGAAGGGCTCATCGGGTTCTTCGTGAACACCCTGGTCATGCGCGCGGACCTGGCCGGGAACCCGACCTTCACGCAGCTGCTGGCACAGGTCCGGCAGGCCGCGCTGGATGCCTACGCGCACCAGGACCTGCCGTTCGGGAGCCTGGTGGAGGAACTGCGCCCGGAGCGCGATCTCAGCCGCAACCCGCTGTTCCAGGTGATGTTCATCTTCCAGAACACCCCGGTGGCGCCCTTCGAGTTCACCGGTGTCACGGTCACGCCGGTGGAGTGGGAGCAGCCGGTGTCGAAGTTCGATCTGACGCTGTCGGTGCGGGAGCGCGGCGGGGAGCTGAGCTGCCTGATCGAGTACAGCACGGACCTGTTCGAGTCCGGCACCATCGCCCGGATGGCCGGACACTTCGGCGCCCTGCTGACCGGGATCGCGGCCGATCCGGACCGCCGGCTCTCCGGACTGTCCGTGCTCACCGCGCCCGAGCGGCGGCAACTGCTGGACGAGTGGACCGACACCGCCGCACCCCTGCCGCGCGACCGCCGTGTGCACGGGCTGTTCGAGGAGCAGGCCGCCCGCACACCGGACGCCGTCGCGCTGGTCGCCGGCGACACGGAGCTGACCTACGGCGAACTCAACCGGCGGGCCAACCGGCTCGCCCACCACCTCAGGGACCGTGGCGCCGGGCCGGAGACACTGATCGCGCTCTGCGTCGAGCGGTCGCCGGAGATGGTGGTCGGCCTGCTCGGGATCCTCAAATCCGGCGCCGCCTACGTGCCGCTGGACCCCGCCTACCCCACGCAGCGGCTGCTGCACATCCTCTCCGACACCGGGGCACCGCTGCTCGTCACCCAGCGGCACCTGCGGGACCGGCTCGCCGCCACCACCCCCGCCCTCTGCCTGGACCAGGACGAGGACCAGCAGGCCATCGCCGCCCGCCCTGGCGACAACCCGGCGCCACTGGGCGGACCCGCCAGCCTCGCCTACGTGGTGTACACCTCGGGCTCCACCGGCCTCCCCAAGGGCGTCAGCATCCAGCACGAGGGAGTGGCGGCGTACCTGCGGTTCATCGCCTCCCGGTACCGGATCCTGCCCGGAACGCGGGTGCTGCAGCTGGCGTCCATCGCCTTCGACGCCTCGGTGCGGGATCTGCTCGGGCCGCTGACCTGCGGTGCCACGGCCGTACTGTTCCACCAGGAGGGGCCGTTCGACCCCGCCGCGATCGCCGCGTGCATCGCCCGGTACCAGGTGGAGGTGCTGCTCAGCGCGGTCCCCTCGCAGCTGCGGGAGATCATGTCCGTCCCCGGCGCGGAGCAGTACCTGGAGTCCGTGCGGCTGACGGCGGTCAGCGGTGAGAGCCTGCGCCTGGGCGGACTGCGCGGCCACCGGACCGTGCGCGGCAGCCTGGTGAACCAGTACGGCCCCACCGAAAGCACGATGACCGCTACCTTCTGGCCCGTCAGCGAGGACTGGGCGGAGCGGACCGAGGACATTGTCGGCCGTCCGGTCGCGAACAAGCGGGTCTACGTGCTGGACCGGTACCTGAATCCGGTGCCGGTCGGGGTGCCGGGCGAGGTGTACGTCGCGGGCCTCGGGCTGGCGCGCGGGTATCTCGGCCGGGCCGGGCTGACGGCGGAGCGGTTCGTGGCCTGTCCGTTCGACGGCGGGAGGATGTACCGGACCGGGGACCTGGCGCGCTGGCGGGCGGACGGGAACCTGGAGTTCCTGGGCCGGCTGGACGACCAGGTGAAGGTCCGGGGGTTCCGGGTCGAGCTGGGTGAGGTGGAGTCGGCGCTGCGGGCCAGCGGGCTGGTCGCCGACGCGGTGGCGATGGCGCGGGAGGATGTGCCGGGGGAGCAGCGGTTGGTGGCGTACGTGGTGCCGCTGGACCCTGCCGCCGGCGTCGAGGTGGTCGAGCTGCGGCGGCTGCTGGCGGAGCGGTTGCCGGACTACATGGTGCCGTCGCTTGTGCTGGTGATCGATGCGCTGCCGCTGACGGTCAACGGGAAGGTGGACCGGCGGGCGCTGCCGGCCCCGGACGGGTCGCGCCCGGCGACGGGCCGGGCGTATGTGGCGCCGGTGGGGCCGGTCCAGGAGGCGATCGCGCGGATCTGGGGGCAGGTCCTGGGGCTGGACCAGGTCGGGGTCGAGGACAACTTCTTCGAACTCGGCGGCGACTCCATCGTCAGCATCCAGGCCATCTTCCGGGCCGGCCGCCTGGGCATCCACATCACGCCCCGGATGATGTACCGCCACCAGACCATCGCCCAGCTCACCGACCGGATCGGGCGCGACGTCCTCGAGGGCACGCCGGAGACGGCGGGCCGCGGCATCATCTCGCCGCTGAACGACAGCACCAGTGACCGCTCGGTCTTCTGCTTCCCGGTGATCGCGGGAAACGTCACCGGCTACGTCCCGCTGGCCCGGGCGCTGAACGCCGACGCCCGGGTGCTCGGCGTCGAGCTGTCCTGGTGGGACACCCCGGACACGGTCGAGTGGAACCTCCTTGAGATGGCGCGCAGTTGCCGCGATGCCATCCTGAGCAGCCGGCCGAAGGGGCCGTACCTGCTGGTGGGCTGGTCGTTCGGCGGTGTCCTGGCAACGGAGACCGCCAGGCTCCTCGAGTCGACCGGGAACGCCGTGCGCGTCATCGCCCTGGACACCATCTTCCCCACCGCGGAGTACCAGGCCGCCTCGCGAGCCACCATCGAGACGATCGACGCGCTGCTCGCCCATCTCGCCGATCTCGCCCATCTCGCCGCAGAGAACGAGCCCGCCACGGCGGGCCGGGCCCTGCCGGACGAGGTGCTGACCAAGCTGAACTGGCTGAACATTCCCCCGGAGCTGTACGAGATCGCCGGTGACGACCTGGTGCGCCA